Proteins found in one Loxodonta africana isolate mLoxAfr1 chromosome 21, mLoxAfr1.hap2, whole genome shotgun sequence genomic segment:
- the MMP15 gene encoding matrix metalloproteinase-15 codes for MGSNRRAPGQPDWAGSLLRVWEVAAQTPLLPLLLVLLGCLGRGAVAEDAEVDAEKWLRLYGYLPQPSSYMSTLRSAQILASALAEMQRFYGIPVTGVLDEETKAWMKRPRCGVPDQFGLHVKANLRRRRKRYALTGKKWNTYHLTFSIQNYTPKLGWYHSLEALRRAFHVWEQATPLVFEEVPYEDIRRQRQKEADIMVLFASGFHGDSSPFDGTGGFLAHAYFPGPGMGGDTHFDADEPWTLSNTDVNGNNLFLVAVHELGHALGLEHSNNPTAIMAPFYQWMDTDNFQLPEDDLRAIQRLYGTPDGQPRPTQLLPTVTPRRPGRPDHRPPRPPPPGRKPEQPPKPAPPARPRAPARPGQYGPNICDGNFDTVAVLRGEMFVFKGLWFWRVRHNHVLDNYPMPIGHFWRGLPGNISAAYERQDGRFVFFKGNRYWLFREVNLEPGYPQPLTSYGLGIPYDHIDTAIWWEPTGHTFFFQEDRYWRFNEETQHGDPGYPKPISVWQGIPASPKGAFLSNDGAYTYFYKGTKYWKFDNQRLRMEPGYPKSILRDFMGCYEHVEPEPGPRWPHVDHPPFIPDGDGDTMPSAGDSQEEAGPASEEDFEAGEDQDGGSRVVVQMDEAARTVNVVEVLVPLVLLLCLLGLTYALVQLQRKGAPRMLLYCKRSLQEWV; via the exons AAGTGGCTGCGGCTCTATGGCTACCTACCGCAGCCCAGCAGCTACATGTCCACCCTGCGCTCCGCCCAGATCCTGGCTTCAGCCCTTGCCGAGATGCAGCGCTTCTATGGGATTCCGGTCACCGGTGTGCTTGATGAAGAGACCAAGGC GTGGATGAAGCGGCCCCGCTGTGGGGTGCCAGACCAGTTTGGGTTGCATGTGAAGGCCAACCTGCGGCGGCGGCGGAAGCGCTATGCTCTCACTGGGAAGAAGTGGAATACATACCACTTGACCTTCAG CATCCAGAACTACACACCCAAGCTGGGCTGGTACCACTCACTGGAGGCGTTGCGCAGGGCCTTCCATGTGTGGGAGCAGGCCACACCGCTGGTCTTCGAGGAGGTGCCCTATGAGGACATCCGGCGGCAGCGGCAGAAGGAGGCTGATATCATGGTACTCTTTGCCTCCGGCTTCCATGGCGACAGCTCACCATTTGACGGCACGGGTGGCTTTCTGGCCCACGCCTATTTCCCCGGCCCCGGCATGGGCGGAGATACCCATTTCGATGCAGATGAACCCTGGACCTTATCCAACACTGATGTGAATG GAAACAACCTCTTCCTGGTGGCGGTGCATGAGCTGGGCCATGCGCTGGGGCTGGAGCATTCGAACAATCCCACCGCCATCATGGCGCCCTTCTACCAGTGGATGGACACAGACAACTTCCAGCTACCCGAGGACGACCTCCGGGCCATCCAGCGGCTCTATG GCACCCCAGATGGTCAGCCACGGCCCACACAGCTCCTCCCCACTGTGACACCACGGCGGCCAGGCCGGCCAGACCACCGCCCTCCTCGGCCCCCACCCCCAGGCAGGAAGCCAGAACAGCCCCCAAAGCCGGCTCCCCCTGCCCGGCCCCGAGCCCCGGCGCGGCCTGGCCAGTATGGCCCTAACATCTGCGATGGGAACTTTGACACAGTGGCCGTGCTGCGTGGGGAGATGTTCGTGTTCAAG GGCCTCTGGTTCTGGCGGGTCCGGCACAACCACGTCCTGGACAACTATCCCATGCCTATCGGGCACTTCTGGCGTGGCCTGCCCGGTAACATCAGTGCTGCCTATGAGCGCCAGGATGGGCGTTTTGTCTTCTTCAAGG GTAACCGCTACTGGCTCTTCCGAGAAGTGAACCTGGAGCCCGGCTACCCCCAGCCACTAACCAGCTATGGCCTGGGGATCCCCTACGACCACATTGACACGGCCATCTGGTGGGAGCCCACAGGCCACACCTTCTTTTTCCAAGAGGACAG GTACTGGCGCTTCAATGAGGAGACGCAGCATGGAGACCCTGGCTACCCCAAGCCCATCAGTGTCTGGCAGGGGATCCCTGCCTCCCCGAAAGGGGCCTTCCTGAGCAATGACGGAG CCTACACCTACTTCTACAAAGGCACTAAATACTGGAAGTTCGACAACCAGCGCCTGCGCATGGAGCCCGGTTACCCGAAGTCCATCCTGCGGGACTTCATGGGCTGCTACGAGCACGTGGAGCCCGAGCCCGGGCCCCGATGGCCCCACGTGGACCACCCGCCCTTCATCCCTGACGGAGACGGAGACACGATGCCGAGTGCAGGTGACAGCCAGGAGGAGGCGGGGCCTGCCAGCGAGGAGGACTTCGAGGCCGGGGAGGACCAGGATGGGGGCAGCCGCGTGGTGGTGCAGATGGACGAGGCAGCGCGGACGGTGAACGTGGTGGAGGTGTTGGTCCCGCTGGTGCTGCTGCTGTGCCTCCTGGGCCTCACCTACGCGCTGGTGCAGCTGCAGCGCAAGGGTGCACCGCGCATGCTCCTCTACTGCAAGCGCTCCCTGCAGGAGTGGGTCTGA